The DNA region AGCCAGCCCGCGACGCACATCAACGGCGACACCTTGTGCAGCATCGTGTCGGCGAACACCGCCCAGCCGTGCAGCTCGTAGAGATCGGCGAGCGCGACCTGGAAGACGACGCCGGTCACGGTGATGCCGACGAGCCCGGTGAGCCGCAGCACGCCGAACCAGGTCGACCGGCCCGCGACGCCGAGCGCGAGCAGCAGGCCGCCGACGCCGACCAGGATGTTCGAGTCGATGGTGAAGAACGCGAGCAGGTTGGCCACCCGGCCGGCCGGGGTGTGGAAGGTGCCGCCGGTGGTGCCCGCGGAGACCGGGATCTGCGCGGCGAGCCCGGCGATCACCACCAGCGCCGTCAGGGCGGACCAGGCACGCGCGATCTTGGAAGCCTGCATTCGCCCACTTTATGGGTGATCGGACGGGGACGTCCCGTCACCACCGCGCGCCGCCACTCGATCGGGGCGGGACGCCGCACGGTCTTCCCGGCCATCGGGTCATATCGTGGGAACCGATGGACGTCGAGCGGAGGCCCGGACGCCGCGGCCGGGTCGCGCGGGGGCCGGCGGAGGACAGCGGACCCGTCGCCGAGTTCGCGCGGCGGCTGTGGGAGCTGAAACGGGCCGCCGGTGACCCTTCCTATGACCGGATGCGTGACGAGTACGGCGCGCTCGCGTCGAAGTCGGCTCTTTCGGCGGCGGCCCGCGGAGAGCGGCTGCCCAGCTGGGAAACATCCTGGGAGTTCGTTCGCGTGCTGGCCGCCGGGGTGCTCGGCGGCGACGAGGACGAGGTCCGCCACGAATGGCGCGGCGAGTGGGAACGCGCGCGGGACGCGTTGACCGCCGGTGCCGTGACGGCTCCGGCGCCCGAAGCCGCGCCGGAGCGGTCGCGCCGGACGGCGTTCGTCCTCGCCGGGGCCGTGGCGCTCGTGCTCGTCGCGGCGCTGGTGTTCGTCTTCGCCGCCCCGTTCGGTTCCGAGCCCGCCGCCCCGGCCGGCGACGCGTCGGAATTCGTCGCCGACGTGACCGTGCCCGACGGCAGCGAGGTCGCGGCCGGGTCGGTCTTCGTGAAGACGTGGG from Amycolatopsis sp. EV170708-02-1 includes:
- a CDS encoding Pr6Pr family membrane protein — translated: MQASKIARAWSALTALVVIAGLAAQIPVSAGTTGGTFHTPAGRVANLLAFFTIDSNILVGVGGLLLALGVAGRSTWFGVLRLTGLVGITVTGVVFQVALADLYELHGWAVFADTMLHKVSPLMCVAGWLLFGPRGQLSWRVLWWSLLYPLAWLAVTLVRGAIIGFYPYPFVDPGINGYGGVAFNCVLIGVLFIGLAAAAVGFDRTFSRRDEPDDYLAPDPAESVERIRDAGTY
- a CDS encoding NBR1-Ig-like domain-containing protein yields the protein MDVERRPGRRGRVARGPAEDSGPVAEFARRLWELKRAAGDPSYDRMRDEYGALASKSALSAAARGERLPSWETSWEFVRVLAAGVLGGDEDEVRHEWRGEWERARDALTAGAVTAPAPEAAPERSRRTAFVLAGAVALVLVAALVFVFAAPFGSEPAAPAGDASEFVADVTVPDGSEVAAGSVFVKTWEFRNAGTVGWVGRYLVRAGSFGNPGECATPERVPVPQTAPGERVRVSVEVRAPDRPGHCQVYWKMADEQGHILLPNTRAVFFSVRVI